The Streptomyces seoulensis genome contains a region encoding:
- a CDS encoding ABC transporter substrate-binding protein has translation MSTTARRIAVPALGLASALVLAACVNPTDGGTAEVAVGKGTTTKINLSPDQHRITTARVASIAAEVPEKIRKRGTLEIVDSSNSAAPLGFHATDNKTVIGVEPDLAYLVARVLGLKPHLNTVSWENIFVGLDSAKYDVGFSNITVTEERKEKYDFATYREDNLGFATKKGSGLKVTGPADLAGRNVAVSSGTNQEKLLVEWSKENEKAGREPIHIKYYQDESDTYLAIRSGRIDVYVGPNPTAAYHAATTGQTEVVGTYSGAGATLQGLIAATTKKGSGLAKPLADALDHVIENGTYAKVLKRWGLSDEAVTKSEINPPGLPKAGK, from the coding sequence GTGTCCACCACCGCCCGCCGTATCGCCGTCCCCGCACTCGGCCTCGCCTCCGCCCTCGTCCTGGCCGCCTGCGTCAACCCCACCGACGGCGGCACGGCCGAGGTCGCGGTCGGCAAGGGCACCACCACGAAGATCAACCTCAGCCCCGATCAGCACCGGATCACCACGGCCCGGGTCGCCTCGATCGCCGCCGAGGTCCCGGAGAAGATCCGGAAGAGAGGCACCCTGGAGATCGTCGACTCCTCCAACTCGGCCGCGCCACTTGGCTTTCACGCCACGGACAACAAGACCGTCATCGGCGTCGAACCCGACCTCGCGTACCTCGTCGCCAGAGTCCTCGGGCTCAAGCCCCACCTCAACACCGTCTCCTGGGAGAACATCTTCGTCGGCCTCGACAGCGCCAAGTACGACGTGGGCTTCAGCAACATCACGGTCACCGAGGAACGCAAGGAGAAGTACGACTTCGCCACCTACCGCGAGGACAACCTCGGCTTCGCGACCAAGAAGGGCAGCGGACTGAAGGTCACCGGACCCGCCGACCTCGCCGGGCGGAACGTCGCCGTCTCCAGCGGCACCAACCAGGAGAAGCTCCTCGTCGAGTGGAGCAAGGAGAACGAGAAGGCGGGCCGCGAGCCCATCCACATCAAGTACTACCAGGACGAGAGCGACACCTACCTCGCCATCCGCTCCGGCCGCATCGACGTCTACGTCGGCCCCAACCCGACCGCCGCCTACCACGCGGCGACCACCGGCCAGACCGAGGTCGTCGGCACCTACTCCGGCGCCGGCGCCACCCTCCAGGGTCTCATCGCGGCCACCACCAAGAAGGGCAGCGGCCTCGCCAAGCCCCTCGCGGACGCCCTCGACCACGTGATCGAGAACGGCACTTACGCGAAGGTGCTGAAGCGCTGGGGGCTGTCCGACGAGGCCGTGACCAAGTCCGAGATCAACCCGCCCGGTCTGCCCAAGGCCGGGAAGTAG
- a CDS encoding amino acid ABC transporter permease: protein MTTAAPETAPAAPHAPPAADDPAAYKVVPARHPARWAGAAAVLVLVAQFTHGLATNPVWEWRVFSDYVLSETIVQAVWVTLQLTAYATVLGFLLGTVLAFMRLSHSPVLQTVAWTYIWVFRSIPMIVQLVFWFNLSALYERLGVGVPFGPVFWSVDSDSLIGTIGAAVIGLTLHQAAYAAEIVRGGVLSVDAGQREAAAALGIPRLRQIRRIVLPQAMRAILPTAGNEIIGLLKGTSVVYVMAIGELFYQVQVVYGRNGRVIPLLLVATAWYVLLTSLLSVAQYYVERRYARGADRTPPPTPLQRARRFLRDLRAAAARREAPVTALHLGGESR from the coding sequence ATGACCACCGCCGCCCCCGAAACCGCCCCGGCCGCGCCCCACGCCCCGCCCGCCGCCGACGACCCCGCCGCCTACAAGGTCGTCCCCGCCCGGCACCCCGCCCGCTGGGCCGGCGCCGCCGCCGTGCTCGTCCTGGTCGCCCAGTTCACGCACGGCCTCGCCACCAACCCGGTCTGGGAATGGCGGGTCTTCAGCGACTACGTCCTGTCCGAGACGATCGTCCAGGCCGTCTGGGTCACCCTCCAACTCACCGCCTACGCAACGGTTCTGGGCTTCCTCCTCGGCACCGTGCTCGCCTTCATGCGGCTCTCGCACAGCCCGGTGCTCCAGACCGTCGCCTGGACCTACATCTGGGTGTTCCGTTCCATCCCGATGATCGTGCAGTTGGTGTTCTGGTTCAATCTGAGCGCCCTGTACGAACGCCTCGGCGTCGGCGTCCCGTTCGGGCCCGTGTTCTGGTCCGTCGACAGCGACAGCCTGATCGGCACCATCGGCGCCGCCGTCATCGGCCTCACCCTCCACCAGGCCGCCTACGCCGCCGAGATCGTCCGGGGCGGCGTCCTCTCCGTCGACGCCGGTCAGCGCGAGGCCGCCGCCGCGCTGGGCATCCCCCGGCTGCGGCAGATCCGCCGGATCGTGCTGCCCCAGGCCATGCGCGCCATCCTGCCCACCGCCGGCAACGAGATCATCGGCCTGCTCAAGGGCACCTCGGTGGTCTACGTGATGGCCATCGGCGAGCTGTTCTACCAGGTCCAGGTCGTCTACGGCCGCAACGGCCGGGTGATCCCGCTGCTGCTCGTCGCCACCGCCTGGTACGTCCTGCTGACCTCGCTGCTGTCGGTCGCCCAGTACTACGTGGAGCGCCGCTACGCCCGCGGCGCCGACCGCACCCCGCCGCCCACACCGCTCCAGCGGGCCCGCCGCTTCCTGCGCGACCTGCGCGCGGCCGCCGCCCGGCGCGAGGCACCCGTCACCGCACTTCACCTCGGGGGAGAGAGCCGATGA
- the ssuE gene encoding NADPH-dependent FMN reductase codes for MATVLSISGSPSATSRTGRLLRHLDERLSRQGHQVVPLDVRGLPAEALLGADVRHPAIAAAAELVDRADGVVIGTPVYKAAYSGLLKSFLDLLPQYALTGKTVLPLATGGTTAHVLAIDYALRPVLSSMGAAHIVQGWFTLDKDIVVREDGTLAVAPGTAEALAQITDRFSVALGGRTLLAATG; via the coding sequence ATGGCAACCGTCCTGTCCATCTCCGGCAGCCCCTCCGCCACCTCCCGCACCGGCCGTCTGCTGCGTCATCTGGACGAGCGGCTCAGCCGCCAGGGCCATCAGGTGGTCCCGCTGGACGTGCGCGGCCTGCCCGCCGAGGCGCTGCTCGGCGCCGATGTGCGGCATCCGGCGATCGCGGCCGCCGCCGAGCTGGTCGACCGTGCCGACGGCGTCGTGATCGGCACCCCCGTCTACAAGGCCGCGTACTCCGGGCTGCTCAAGTCCTTCCTCGACCTGCTCCCGCAGTACGCGCTCACCGGCAAGACGGTCCTGCCGCTCGCCACCGGCGGCACCACGGCCCACGTCCTCGCCATCGACTACGCCCTGCGGCCGGTGCTCAGCTCCATGGGTGCCGCACACATAGTCCAGGGCTGGTTCACCCTCGACAAGGACATAGTGGTGCGCGAGGACGGCACCCTGGCCGTCGCCCCCGGCACCGCCGAGGCACTGGCCCAGATCACCGACCGGTTCTCCGTCGCGCTCGGCGGCCGCACCCTGCTGGCCGCGACCGGGTGA
- a CDS encoding LLM class flavin-dependent oxidoreductase yields the protein MRFQVLTIGGHAPHPLTGEQVPADDRLTEIVETGVAAEELGFDAYAIGERHAGPFLSSSPTVLLGALAARTSRIRLLTGVTVLAVLDPVRVAEDYATLHQLSHGRLELVIGKGAEAGHFDLFGLDEGLQWDYQAEKYELLRRLWREEDVTWQGKFRPPLTGATTLPRPYGGRPPRVWHGSATSLNSPELAARHGDPLFSANAIQPREAYTRLIDHYRERFAAHGHDPAGAYVGAGSGGLFIARTTQQAVAEFKEFYEARVRQSYKPHLAGKPGYNTPFRTIEEAIADGPHLIGSPQQVIDKILGFHAAYRHDLQSVTVDGSGLSLPRQIDQLRRFAGEIAPVVRAEAPTTLWQQA from the coding sequence ATGAGATTCCAGGTGCTCACCATCGGCGGCCACGCCCCGCACCCCCTGACCGGCGAACAGGTGCCGGCCGACGACCGGTTGACCGAGATCGTGGAGACCGGGGTCGCCGCCGAGGAGCTGGGCTTCGACGCGTACGCGATCGGGGAGCGGCACGCCGGACCCTTCCTGTCCTCCAGTCCCACCGTGCTGCTCGGCGCGCTGGCCGCCCGCACCTCCCGCATTCGCCTGCTCACCGGCGTCACGGTCCTCGCGGTCCTCGACCCGGTGCGGGTCGCCGAGGACTACGCCACCCTGCACCAGCTCTCCCACGGCCGCCTCGAACTCGTCATCGGCAAGGGCGCCGAGGCCGGCCACTTCGACCTCTTCGGCCTGGACGAGGGCCTCCAGTGGGACTACCAGGCCGAGAAGTACGAGCTGCTGCGCAGGCTCTGGCGCGAGGAGGACGTCACCTGGCAGGGAAAGTTCCGCCCGCCCCTGACCGGCGCCACCACCCTGCCCCGCCCCTACGGAGGCCGCCCGCCCCGCGTCTGGCACGGCTCCGCCACCAGCCTCAACTCCCCGGAACTGGCCGCCCGGCACGGCGACCCGCTGTTCAGCGCCAACGCCATCCAGCCGCGCGAGGCGTACACCCGGCTCATCGACCACTACCGGGAACGCTTCGCCGCCCACGGCCACGACCCGGCCGGCGCCTACGTCGGCGCGGGCTCCGGCGGCCTGTTCATCGCCCGCACCACCCAGCAGGCCGTGGCCGAGTTCAAGGAGTTCTACGAGGCCCGCGTCCGCCAGTCGTACAAGCCGCACCTGGCCGGCAAGCCGGGCTACAACACGCCGTTCCGCACCATCGAGGAGGCCATCGCGGACGGCCCTCACCTCATCGGCAGCCCGCAGCAGGTCATCGACAAGATCCTCGGCTTCCACGCGGCCTACCGCCACGACCTGCAGTCCGTCACCGTCGACGGCTCCGGCCTCTCCCTGCCCCGGCAGATCGACCAACTCCGCCGGTTCGCCGGGGAGATCGCACCCGTGGTGCGAGCGGAAGCGCCCACCACCCTGTGGCAGCAGGCGTAG
- a CDS encoding NtaA/DmoA family FMN-dependent monooxygenase (This protein belongs to a clade of FMN-dependent monooxygenases, within a broader family of flavin-dependent oxidoreductases, the luciferase-like monooxygenase (LMM) family, some of whose members use coenzyme F420 rather than FMN.) — protein MSASTPAGRKQIHLAAHFPGVNSTTVWRDPDSRSQIDFSSFQHLARTAERGRFDFFFLAEGLRLRERKGRIHDLDVVGRPESLTVLNALAAVTEHLGLAATVNATFNEPFELARRFASLDHLSGGRAAWNIVTSSDAFTGENFRRGGYLDRADRYTRAAEFVEVARALWDSWPSGGTPRTVRHSGPHFDITARATLPHSPQVHPVLIQAGDSDEGREFAARTADIVFSRHGTLEAGRAFHADVKGRLARYGRTPDQLKIMPAATVVLGDSEADAQERAAHIRRQQVSPQTAIATLENVWGRDLTGYDPDGPLPDVEPVPDGELAQGWAHMSDRFGIAARWRALAEEKHLSIRELAIELTARQSFIGTPGSVAAAMDEHVRTDAADGFILVPHLTPGGLDEFVDQVVPLLQERGVLRTEYQGATLRDHLGLGRPEPRPEESA, from the coding sequence GTGAGTGCCTCAACTCCCGCCGGGCGCAAGCAGATCCACCTCGCCGCGCACTTCCCCGGCGTCAACAGCACCACCGTGTGGCGGGACCCCGACTCCCGCAGTCAGATCGACTTCTCCTCCTTCCAGCACCTGGCCCGCACCGCCGAACGCGGCCGGTTCGACTTCTTCTTCCTCGCCGAGGGACTGAGGCTGCGCGAACGCAAGGGCCGTATCCACGACTTGGACGTGGTCGGCCGCCCCGAGTCGCTGACGGTGCTGAACGCGCTCGCCGCCGTCACCGAACACCTCGGACTGGCCGCCACCGTCAACGCCACCTTCAACGAGCCCTTCGAACTCGCCCGCAGATTCGCCTCGTTGGACCATCTCTCGGGAGGCCGCGCGGCCTGGAACATCGTCACCTCCTCAGACGCGTTCACCGGCGAGAACTTCCGGCGCGGCGGCTACCTCGACCGCGCCGACCGCTACACGCGTGCCGCCGAGTTCGTGGAGGTGGCCCGCGCCCTGTGGGACTCCTGGCCCAGCGGCGGCACCCCGCGCACCGTGCGGCACAGCGGGCCGCACTTCGACATCACCGCCCGCGCCACGCTGCCCCACTCGCCCCAGGTGCACCCCGTCCTCATCCAGGCCGGGGACTCCGACGAGGGCCGGGAGTTCGCCGCCCGCACCGCCGACATCGTCTTCAGCCGCCACGGCACCCTGGAGGCGGGCCGCGCCTTCCACGCCGACGTCAAGGGCCGCCTGGCCCGGTACGGGCGCACCCCGGACCAGTTGAAGATCATGCCCGCCGCCACCGTCGTCCTCGGCGACAGCGAGGCCGACGCGCAGGAACGCGCGGCGCACATCAGGAGGCAGCAGGTCAGTCCGCAGACCGCCATCGCCACGCTGGAGAACGTCTGGGGCCGCGACCTCACCGGCTACGACCCCGACGGACCGCTCCCGGACGTCGAACCGGTGCCGGACGGCGAACTGGCCCAGGGCTGGGCGCACATGTCCGACCGGTTCGGCATCGCCGCCCGCTGGCGGGCCCTCGCCGAGGAGAAACACCTCTCCATCCGCGAACTGGCCATCGAACTCACCGCCCGCCAGTCCTTTATCGGCACCCCCGGCTCGGTCGCCGCCGCCATGGACGAACACGTCCGGACCGACGCGGCCGACGGCTTCATCCTCGTACCCCACCTCACACCCGGCGGTCTGGACGAGTTCGTCGACCAGGTCGTCCCGCTGCTCCAGGAACGCGGCGTTCTGCGCACCGAATACCAGGGGGCCACCCTGCGCGACCACCTCGGCCTCGGCCGTCCCGAGCCGCGTCCGGAGGAGTCCGCATGA
- a CDS encoding amino acid ABC transporter ATP-binding protein: protein MNDVMVDVRSVHKSFGPLEVLRGVDLTVRAGEVTVILGPSGSGKSTLLRTINHLEKVDSGWISIDAELIGYRRAGNKLHELKERDVLRQRTHIGFVFQNFNLFPHLTVLDNLLEAPVSALRRPRKEAEATARRLLDRVGLADKADAYPRQLSGGQQQRVAIARALALEPKVLLFDEPTSALDPELVGEVLDVIKDLARTGTTMIVVTHEIGFAREVADTVVFMDDGTVVEQGPPSAVLDDPQRERTRAFLAKVL from the coding sequence ATGAACGACGTCATGGTGGACGTACGGAGCGTCCACAAGAGCTTCGGCCCCCTGGAAGTGCTGCGCGGCGTCGATCTGACCGTGCGGGCGGGCGAGGTCACCGTGATCCTCGGCCCCTCCGGCTCCGGCAAGTCCACCCTGCTGCGGACCATCAACCATCTGGAGAAGGTCGACAGCGGCTGGATCAGCATCGACGCCGAACTCATCGGCTACCGCCGCGCCGGGAACAAGCTGCACGAGCTGAAGGAACGGGACGTCCTCAGGCAGCGCACCCACATCGGGTTCGTGTTCCAGAACTTCAACCTCTTCCCGCACCTCACCGTGCTGGACAACCTCCTCGAAGCCCCCGTCTCCGCGCTGCGCCGCCCCCGTAAGGAGGCCGAGGCGACCGCGCGCCGCCTGCTGGACCGGGTCGGCCTCGCCGACAAGGCCGACGCCTACCCCCGCCAGCTCTCCGGCGGGCAGCAGCAGCGCGTCGCCATCGCCCGCGCGCTCGCCCTGGAGCCGAAAGTGCTCCTCTTCGACGAACCCACCTCCGCGCTCGACCCCGAGCTGGTCGGTGAGGTCCTCGACGTCATCAAGGACCTGGCCCGCACCGGCACCACCATGATCGTCGTCACCCACGAGATCGGCTTCGCCCGCGAGGTGGCCGACACCGTGGTCTTCATGGACGACGGCACCGTGGTCGAACAGGGGCCGCCGTCCGCCGTGTTGGACGACCCGCAGCGCGAACGCACCCGCGCCTTCCTCGCCAAGGTCCTCTGA
- a CDS encoding LLM class flavin-dependent oxidoreductase yields the protein MTRELHLSVALGSAGPRPAAHWTGLVQLAELGALDFVTLDDSLDPADGDGRLDAVAVLAHAAARTSRIGLIPTVTTTHTEPFHTSTALATLDFVSEGRAGWLVDVSITEEAARATGRRDPAPAPELWAEASDAAEVAARLWDSWEDDAEIRDAATGRFIDRDRLHYADFEGPRFSVRGPSIVPRPPQGRPPVAVVLDAQEIDIRWELAARHAEIVLLDADSPAAAREARTELRRRAGRDDLRVLVRVGLAPHAGPPLTGGLDALPDLLAEWHAEAGTDGFHLVTTTPTEELPAVIHDVVPALRAGGLFRATHTGRTLRDHLGLARPDSRYAVRTEAAL from the coding sequence ATGACCCGCGAACTCCATCTCTCCGTCGCCCTCGGCAGCGCCGGGCCCCGGCCCGCCGCCCACTGGACCGGCCTGGTCCAGCTCGCCGAACTCGGCGCCCTCGACTTCGTCACCCTGGACGACTCCCTGGACCCGGCCGACGGCGACGGCCGCCTCGACGCCGTCGCAGTCCTGGCCCACGCCGCCGCCCGCACCAGCCGGATCGGCCTGATCCCCACGGTCACCACCACCCACACCGAGCCCTTCCACACCTCCACCGCCCTCGCCACCCTGGACTTCGTGAGCGAGGGGCGGGCGGGCTGGCTGGTCGACGTGTCCATCACCGAGGAAGCGGCCCGCGCCACCGGCCGCCGGGACCCCGCGCCCGCGCCCGAGCTGTGGGCGGAGGCGTCCGACGCCGCCGAGGTCGCCGCCCGGCTCTGGGACAGCTGGGAGGACGACGCGGAGATACGGGACGCCGCGACGGGCCGCTTCATCGACCGCGACCGGCTGCACTACGCCGACTTCGAGGGACCGCGCTTCTCGGTACGGGGCCCGTCCATCGTGCCCCGGCCGCCGCAGGGGCGCCCGCCTGTCGCTGTCGTACTCGATGCTCAAGAGATCGACATCCGCTGGGAGTTGGCCGCCCGGCACGCGGAGATCGTCCTGCTGGACGCGGACAGTCCCGCCGCCGCCCGTGAGGCCCGCACCGAGCTACGCCGCCGTGCCGGACGCGACGACCTGCGGGTGCTGGTGCGCGTCGGCCTCGCCCCGCACGCCGGTCCGCCGCTCACCGGAGGTCTCGACGCCCTGCCGGACCTGCTCGCCGAATGGCACGCCGAGGCCGGCACCGACGGCTTCCACCTCGTCACCACCACCCCCACGGAGGAACTGCCCGCCGTGATCCACGACGTCGTACCCGCGCTGCGCGCCGGCGGCCTGTTCCGCGCCACCCACACCGGCCGCACCCTGCGTGATCACCTCGGCCTCGCCCGTCCCGACAGCCGCTACGCCGTACGGACGGAGGCCGCGCTGTGA
- a CDS encoding SulP family inorganic anion transporter, which yields MTTSVPSAPARPRRFRRPSWLSDPRVLRTEVLGGLVVALALIPEAISFSVIAGVDPAIGLFASFTMAVTIAFVGGRPAMISAATGAVALVITPMNREHGFGYLIATVILAGAFQIVLGALGVARLLRFVPRSVMVGFVNALAVLIFLTQLRELTDVPWPVYPLFAAGVALLVLFPKLTRAVPAPLVSIVALTAVTVAAGIAVPTVGDRGALPSALPVPGLPDVPFTMDTLTTIAPYALAMALVGLMESLMTARLVDEITDTRSSKTRESVGQGVANIVTGFLGGMGGCAMIGQTMINVRVSGARTRLSTFLAGVFLMVLCIAFGPAVSKIPMAALVAVMVMVSVATFDWHSIAPRTLRRMPAGEIAVMVLTVVVVVATQNLAIGVVVGTLVAMAVFARRVARSAEVTSVLDPDGSTVVYRVTGNLFFASANDLAHRFAYATDPGRVVIDLSAAQVWDASSVAALDAVEARYAEHGKTVEISGLDERSARLHSTLTGELTGSG from the coding sequence TTGACCACGTCCGTACCCTCGGCGCCCGCTCGTCCGCGCCGCTTCCGCCGCCCGTCCTGGCTGTCCGACCCGAGGGTGCTGCGCACCGAGGTGCTGGGCGGTCTGGTGGTCGCCCTCGCGCTGATCCCGGAAGCGATCTCGTTCTCGGTGATCGCGGGGGTGGACCCGGCCATCGGCCTGTTCGCGTCGTTCACCATGGCGGTGACCATCGCGTTCGTGGGCGGCCGGCCGGCCATGATCTCCGCCGCGACCGGCGCGGTGGCCCTGGTCATCACCCCGATGAACCGGGAGCACGGCTTCGGGTACCTGATCGCCACGGTGATCCTGGCGGGCGCGTTCCAGATCGTGCTGGGCGCCCTGGGAGTGGCTCGGCTGCTGCGGTTCGTGCCGCGCAGTGTGATGGTCGGCTTCGTGAACGCGCTGGCCGTCCTGATCTTCCTGACGCAGCTCCGGGAGCTGACCGATGTCCCCTGGCCGGTCTATCCGCTGTTCGCGGCCGGGGTGGCGCTGCTGGTCCTCTTCCCGAAGCTGACGCGGGCGGTTCCGGCGCCGCTGGTGTCGATCGTGGCGCTGACCGCGGTCACCGTGGCCGCCGGTATCGCGGTGCCGACCGTGGGCGACCGGGGTGCGCTGCCCTCGGCGCTGCCGGTTCCCGGGCTGCCGGACGTGCCGTTCACCATGGACACGCTGACCACCATCGCGCCCTACGCGCTGGCCATGGCGCTGGTGGGCCTGATGGAGTCGCTGATGACGGCGCGGCTGGTGGACGAGATCACCGACACCCGCTCCTCCAAGACGCGCGAGTCGGTCGGCCAGGGCGTCGCCAACATCGTGACGGGCTTCCTCGGCGGCATGGGGGGCTGCGCGATGATCGGCCAGACCATGATCAACGTGCGGGTCTCGGGGGCCCGTACCCGGCTGTCGACGTTCCTGGCCGGGGTGTTCCTGATGGTGCTGTGCATCGCCTTCGGGCCCGCGGTGTCGAAGATCCCGATGGCCGCGCTGGTCGCCGTGATGGTGATGGTGTCGGTGGCCACCTTCGACTGGCACTCGATAGCGCCGCGCACCCTGCGGCGGATGCCGGCCGGGGAGATCGCGGTCATGGTGCTCACGGTGGTGGTCGTGGTGGCGACACAGAACCTGGCGATCGGTGTGGTGGTCGGCACGCTGGTCGCCATGGCGGTGTTCGCCCGCCGGGTCGCCCGGTCCGCCGAGGTCACCTCGGTCCTGGACCCGGACGGCTCGACGGTGGTCTACCGGGTCACCGGCAACCTGTTCTTCGCCTCGGCGAACGACCTGGCGCATCGTTTCGCCTACGCCACCGATCCCGGCCGGGTGGTGATCGACCTGTCCGCCGCCCAGGTGTGGGACGCCTCGTCCGTCGCCGCGCTGGACGCCGTCGAGGCGCGGTACGCCGAGCACGGCAAGACGGTCGAGATCAGCGGCCTGGACGAGCGGAGCGCCCGCCTGCACAGCACGCTGACCGGCGAGCTGACGGGCAGCGGCTGA
- a CDS encoding ABC transporter substrate-binding protein: MKLPGIPGRTRPLAAAAALLPLLALTGCGSGDPAEATAAGGSPAPTADPVAAVRKVDSAAALLPSDVRAKGALRIGSSVGAPPSAYYPDGSRAPQGQDIDIAAAVAKVLGIKLQRQDASFETILPALGSGKYDVGTGNFGVTTERLKTIDFVTYIDDGQGFAVKQGDTSFGKKITELTQLCGRTVGINAGTTFEATLAAQKGVCAKAGKKPYEVKVYSENGATVTALQQGRIDVIMSTINGLRYQAAQPAAHTAFLGEYHRLDVGFAFKKGSKLTKAFQAAVNELISNGTYDRILKKWGTTGSAIENSRISPPEHA, from the coding sequence GTGAAGCTCCCCGGCATCCCCGGCCGCACGCGCCCGCTCGCGGCCGCCGCCGCGCTCCTGCCCCTGCTGGCCCTGACCGGGTGCGGCTCCGGCGACCCCGCCGAGGCGACCGCAGCGGGCGGCTCGCCCGCGCCGACCGCCGACCCCGTCGCGGCCGTCCGCAAGGTCGACTCCGCCGCGGCCCTGCTGCCCTCGGACGTCCGCGCCAAGGGGGCTCTGCGCATCGGCAGTTCGGTCGGCGCGCCGCCTTCCGCGTACTATCCGGACGGCTCCCGCGCGCCCCAGGGCCAGGACATCGACATCGCCGCGGCGGTGGCCAAGGTGCTCGGCATCAAGCTGCAGCGGCAGGACGCCTCCTTCGAGACCATCCTCCCCGCCCTCGGCAGCGGCAAGTACGACGTGGGTACCGGCAACTTCGGCGTCACCACCGAGCGCCTGAAGACCATCGACTTCGTCACCTACATCGACGACGGCCAGGGCTTCGCGGTGAAGCAGGGCGACACCTCGTTCGGCAAGAAGATCACCGAGCTGACCCAGCTCTGCGGCCGCACCGTCGGCATCAATGCCGGCACCACCTTCGAGGCCACCCTCGCCGCGCAGAAGGGGGTGTGCGCCAAGGCCGGCAAGAAGCCGTACGAGGTGAAGGTGTACTCGGAGAACGGGGCGACCGTCACCGCGCTCCAGCAGGGCCGTATCGACGTGATCATGTCGACCATCAACGGCCTGCGCTACCAGGCCGCCCAGCCCGCCGCCCACACCGCCTTCCTCGGCGAGTACCACCGCCTCGACGTCGGCTTCGCCTTCAAGAAGGGCTCGAAGCTGACCAAGGCGTTCCAGGCGGCCGTCAACGAGCTGATCAGCAACGGTACTTACGACCGCATCCTCAAGAAGTGGGGCACCACCGGCTCCGCCATCGAGAACTCGCGGATCAGCCCGCCCGAGCACGCCTGA
- a CDS encoding GNAT family N-acetyltransferase, whose protein sequence is MPALSARSVVQVTVSDPRVRPLLRELGDEYSARYGKDAHAELARYPDEEFTAPHGGLLLLILEGGEPVAGGAFRRYDADTAELKRIWTHSGHRRRGLAREVVAELEREARARGYERIYLTTGPRQPEARALYLNSGYRPLFDTEADPESIGPLPFEKHLERHPENRHPENRRPENRHPESDLGTDIRTGKATAQ, encoded by the coding sequence CTGCCCGCCCTCTCCGCGCGGTCGGTCGTCCAGGTGACCGTCTCCGACCCACGCGTACGCCCCCTGCTGCGTGAACTCGGCGACGAGTACTCCGCCCGCTACGGCAAGGACGCGCACGCCGAACTCGCCCGCTACCCCGACGAGGAGTTCACCGCGCCGCACGGCGGCCTCCTCCTGCTGATCCTGGAGGGCGGCGAACCCGTCGCGGGCGGGGCCTTCCGCCGGTACGACGCGGACACCGCCGAGCTGAAGCGGATCTGGACCCACTCCGGCCACCGTCGCCGGGGCCTCGCCCGCGAGGTCGTCGCCGAGCTGGAACGCGAGGCCCGCGCCCGCGGTTACGAGCGGATCTACCTCACCACCGGACCCCGCCAGCCCGAGGCCCGCGCCCTGTATCTGAACTCCGGCTACCGCCCGCTCTTCGACACCGAGGCCGACCCGGAGTCCATCGGTCCACTGCCCTTCGAGAAGCACCTCGAAAGGCATCCCGAGAACAGACACCCCGAGAACAGACGCCCCGAGAACAGACACCCCGAGAGCGACCTCGGGACAGACATCCGCACCGGAAAGGCCACCGCCCAGTGA